CAATCTTGTCTTTCTTCTATGCTAGTCTGATTATAGTTTGGTTTAATACAGCTATGATTGAAGAGAGGGCAAGTTTGCCCATAATTTCTTTTGCAACCTGCTGTTGCTGGAGAAGCTAGAAAGAGCTTGTTGAACATCATTTCAGGATATGATGATGACGTAACTTACATGTGATAAATCTGACGAGTCAGTTAAAATGATTCTACTGTTCCCTTTGCTCAATGCTCACGACCCAAATATAGTGTAGGAGGAGGATACTGTAAATTTAACCGtaaattatgagaaaatttgAATATCTTATGTCGTAATTGTGACAAAATTTGATCTTTTTACACACGACTTACTAATATGAGGACTACTACATAAAGGTGAGGTTATAATTGCACTCAGTTGGCATTTACAAACGCATGCCATACTCATTGTCTTGCTGGCAAATGATTTTGTAGTACTAGTACAGAGATGTCAGGTTTATTTTGGAAGCATTTAATATGAAGTTTATTTAATCCCCAGTAAATTTTCTGGTAAAAGAAAATCcccattaaattttaagaacatGGTATCTAAATAAGTAATTACATTGTTTAATTGaagaatattttgaaaaattattagaatttttataaagagaaaatcacgtttgcaaatttgattattttttctaaattgatTATTAACTTCATACTAAAACAAaccattgcacaatttttttaatgaaatttatggAAAAAATCACACTATAaaatttttcacattttaaagtttttttttcttttcattttgtgatagttatttttttttctctccccaTACTCACATTCTATTTTTCCACCTTAGATTCTCATCTAATCCAATCTCTAAATAAGCCCGTTGCTTCCTCCAACAATCACCATAAGATTggagaaaaaataatactaatggTTGAATGATGCAGGAGTCAAACATGGAAGCATAGGGTGGATTCCAAAACGAcactaaaatgaataaataataaaggataaataattatttttgtttctcaatGTGTAATTTACTGACAAATGTGTTTCTGaatgataaaaatacaaattttagtccctgaaagtgtaaaaagtgcgacaactATATCAGACCGTTAACTTCCGTTTATCACCATTAATCAACATAAAGATATATTtgtcatgatattttttttacttttcatcttCCCACTCCAGTGACAAATGTGTTCCTAGTaagatgaaaatgcaaaatttaatcttgaaagtataaaaattacaacaaataCATCCAgacgttaataatagattgtaactaattattattattattattattattattattatgtgtttgtaATTTATTGTTCCATTTCCTTTAGtatttatgtaatatattttttaaattgtcttttaatatatatttttattattttgatttccttgtcaaaccttaatctttgttattaaaaaaaactttattttatatcttataattttatcaaatttctactaaatttatcacttttaatctttaaaattattccatATCTCAATTTCAATTTAAGTACCCTTATATtaagattgaaaataatatgtctAAAATttttgagtagaaaaaacaCTACCAGTCGCgagacaaattttatttatttattttaaaaaaataatttaatctactatttttttaaaaaaaagtcttacaagatttaaactagataaaactaaagtgaaattataagtttttttccttaatcaataaaatgtgtatatatacctcaaatattaaaaaatttattagataaaCCTTATGTGTTTTCACTCGAAACAacacttattatacataatatgaatgaaataaaaatagttattaacaaataaaaaattcaaataaatttaaataaaaaatacaataatgctCAAACTAATACAGaggttaacttaaaaaaaactaatacaaaTGTTTATTCTTTGTCTTTAGGACATAGAGTTGTAGCGACCTTGCATTCTATTTAACATACTATAAAAAAGTAagtaataaagattaataattaattgaagaaacaaaatttgatagatggataaataaataaataatcaaagtataaaaattcaaatcttaagctctattttactatttttttaatccttttttcATAAATTCTCTCATATAcaattcattattaatattcgaatatatttgtcgcactttttatattttgggaactaaattttacattttcatcttttagggacaCATTTGTCAGTAGAGTTGGAAagacgaaaaataaaaaaatatcatgataaATATGTCTCTACGCtgacaattcatgttgacaatTATTTTAGTGACAAATTTATCCTTTCGTGTCACGCAAGCTATTAGAATAACGGTGACGGACGAAAGTTAATAGTCAGGATAtatttatcacattttttacactttgagggattaaattttgcattttcatctttcagataTACATTTGTTAGCGgagtgaaaaaatgaaaagtcaaaaaaatattataacaaatatgcccgataaaaaatcaaaaaaaatattataacaaatatGTTCTTATGCTGATCATTCACATTCACAAATTTATCCTTTCGTGTGCCATGCAAATTAACAATTagatataattttacatttttatatttgagaacCATAGTCTTctaataaacttttttcttttttactttcggTGATAAGAAAGGTTTTATTGTTAACCTTGTAAAGTGAGTGAGAGCTGAGGAAGAGAGTATTGTCGGGGTGGGAGGAAGATGGAGAacgagaaagagaaagagaagcaaTGGATGTCAAATTCAAAGGTGTGTAAAAGGTGCAAGCAAAACTATGATCCCTCTTCCAACACTTCGACCTCTTGCCGTTTTCACACTTCCTTCTTCGTTTGTCGCCGTCACGACGATCAAAAGAGGTCAGTGACTCTGCCCTACCTTCTTTCATCTAGCAATTTTGTGGAGGATTCACATTTCAgacttgtaatttttaatttaattgatcattGTGTCCAGCAGGGTTAgatcctccccctttttttataacttcttTCTCTGTTTTGAAAGGTTATGTTCCCGTATGCTATATGGCCCATGACCATAGTTTATTAATCTTGTTCTTACTTCTTATATGAGTGTTTTAGTTTAGCTCGTGTTCTGCTGCCTATATTTTTAGGAATTTCATTTATGTCATGGCATTATCTTTGTATGGCTTGTTTTTTTGTCATCTATATATGGGATGCCATATTGCCTTTAGTGCAACTTGTGGTCTTCTTCCCAACACAGGACAAGCACAAACTTCACTGGccaccactttttttttttccttcttgttTTTGAGCAAGCATACTTCATTTAACTTCATGTCACTcacttgttttagtttttcaatgttTTCCCACACCCTTTGGGTGTTAGATTAATCCTCACTTGGGATAGGGATTGCAATTGGACTTAGATTCAATGGTTACCTATAAAAATTATCTGCAATGGCCAATGGGTATTAGGATATTACCCATCAAATGGCCTTGAGTCCAGGTCTCAGTAATTACTTGCAAAAATTATAATAGATGTTATGCTTCTACCAATCTTTCCTTGTTCCTTCAAATATATATGATTGTATATTTGCTATGTTTTATAACAAGATTTGAAAGatctttgaatttctttttgtaTTGAGTTAGATGTTGTTCTTTTAGTtactatttttactttattgttttttattagtgTTAAAATAGTGCTCTTGTTTTACTAGTTTGTCATAAAGAAATCACACATAAAGAAATCccatttaatatataatgagtTTAGGTCTTGTTAATATAGGTAAAGTACCCATCAGATAAGGGTATAAATTGGGTATGGTATGGATCtgggtacattttttttaaaggataaaacttaaaattaataatatctcTGAAACTTTGATTTTTAACCGTGTCAATGGTGTCATGTTTTTTTTGGTCAGCAAATCaaatatgtatttatatataaaaagacaGGCACCAGAAGTACCCGTTAAACAACAATAAATCGGTAACAAATGGCGTTGTGTGATTCATTTAGCCGacctcacctagtgggatatggctttgttgttgttaaagGATAAAACTTATGTACAATACCTTAAGTATTTTTGGTACTATTCTCTAATCAAAATTGAAGTTTTGCCTCAATAAGTTGTGCAACAAGGGTTGGCATTAAAATTGACATTGGTTATTGAgataaaactctaattttaattggatgacaacacttgtccaaatttttattgagaaagaaattatattgaaaatacaaaagtcatttatttcctttcttttcccaTAAAAACTCTCTATTTCTGTTTCCCTAACATCAAAGCAGGTATATTCTCTACCCCCTTCCATGGGCTGAAACGCTTGACATTGCAATGTCCCCTCAAGTTTGCTTACCACTTGAACAACCTCTTGATGGTTATTTcactcatttttaaaataaaatactagtaggaagaaaaaaagaagaaaaaactagtTCTACAAAAAATAGGTTGATAAGCTAATCATGCAGTGTTCACAACTTGCatagtattttaaaaagaaaaactctggGCAGAGTAATGGTCATAAGCCACAACttgaacaaaataatatataatggaaatttcttaattaagttGTGGTTCTAGATGATGATTTacataaaacatatattttttaaagtgtcGTAGCCTCATTGTTGTAACCATTAATTGTAAGAATGATGGAATATGTACCCCTGTGGCTGTCACATTTTTTGTTAGAAGGAACTTTTTGGCTTCTGCCAGTGGCTTGATGATGGATATATTGTTTGTATGATCCCCTGATgccatgttaaaaacattttatttgttatgtatTAGAAATTACTAAGGCTTTAACATGGTAGAATCTTACCTATAAGTGGTTTACATGGGTGCTGAGAGAGAAGACTGGTAGAAAACCCCAGTTAGGAGAGTAGCTTAGATGTAGAAGGGGATTAATTAGGCAAAACCTTGAAACTATTAAGAAGGATTTGGAGGTAAAGGGTTTGTCTATGAACATGATTCATAATAAAACTCTATGGCATTGCTTGATACATGTCACTGACTCCATCTAGTAGGAAAAGGATTAGATGTTGTTGTTGTACCAAGACTTTAAGATTTCATTTAACTGTAAGAAACTAAACTAAGAATTCCTAATTCTCTAGCTACTTTCCTTTTATTACAATTGTCAATACTGAGTTTGACTGAAATCTTCTAACACTGACTAAGTTTCTGatatattttcctttcttgatTATTTTAACATAGTCACATTG
Above is a window of Glycine soja cultivar W05 chromosome 12, ASM419377v2, whole genome shotgun sequence DNA encoding:
- the LOC114377920 gene encoding uncharacterized protein LOC114377920 codes for the protein MENEKEKEKQWMSNSKVCKRCKQNYDPSSNTSTSCRFHTSFFVCRRHDDQKRYYELGPDDPPYAAKFYDCCGAEDPEASGCTTNFHVSYDED